Proteins encoded in a region of the Marinococcus sp. PL1-022 genome:
- a CDS encoding NAD(P)H-hydrate dehydratase, translated as MQVVTSKAMQELDQYTIETLGMKEELLMENAGRAAAGEIHDMYPKAQTAVIFAGKGNNGGDGFVIGRTLSSLGWNVYVYLLAEENALSGGALYHKDLYRACGLPLAAGNGFAEPDLPGEGVIYIDTMLGTGIRGELKEPFYSAAKWLNSTTAPVVAVDIPTGVPANEEELPDMAVNADATVILEAPTLSTYLYPARHYYGELRVVPIGVPEASWKALDQKRQTWDLTNAAKSLPERTQESHKGDNGKGLLIAGAYNMPGAPAIASNACLHAGIGLLTTSVPASALSAVASHVLEATYFPLPETEEGQVADLQKTPFPWDGMDGVAAGSGLGRTESTRVLTKRLLTETQTPLVLDADGLYFLPELETEMINREHPLILTPHPGEMGRLTGLSPKQINAERFTVSREYARKFGCYLVLKGPNTIITTPEGRQYVNTSGSSALAKGGSGDALTGIVLAMMLQGPTVEEGVCNAVYTHGLAAEIAIKEGISDYSFTASNLIDYLPKALTFIQAQKKR; from the coding sequence ATGCAGGTCGTAACAAGCAAAGCGATGCAGGAGCTCGATCAATACACCATCGAAACACTTGGAATGAAAGAAGAGCTGCTGATGGAAAACGCGGGAAGAGCGGCAGCAGGTGAGATTCATGATATGTATCCTAAAGCACAAACGGCTGTTATCTTTGCCGGAAAAGGAAACAATGGAGGAGACGGTTTTGTTATCGGCAGGACACTATCGTCTCTTGGATGGAATGTTTATGTGTATCTGCTGGCAGAAGAGAACGCCCTTTCCGGAGGAGCGCTGTACCATAAAGACTTGTACCGTGCGTGCGGGCTTCCGCTGGCAGCAGGTAACGGTTTCGCTGAACCGGATTTGCCGGGGGAGGGGGTCATTTATATTGATACGATGCTCGGTACCGGGATTCGCGGAGAGCTGAAGGAGCCTTTTTATTCTGCCGCAAAGTGGTTGAACAGCACAACGGCACCGGTGGTAGCTGTGGACATCCCTACTGGAGTACCGGCGAACGAGGAAGAACTGCCTGATATGGCGGTGAATGCAGACGCTACGGTAATTCTTGAAGCTCCTACTTTGAGCACGTATCTGTATCCGGCGAGGCACTATTACGGAGAGCTTCGGGTTGTACCGATCGGCGTACCGGAAGCTTCGTGGAAAGCATTGGATCAGAAAAGACAGACATGGGATTTAACCAATGCAGCCAAAAGTCTGCCGGAGCGGACACAGGAGTCTCACAAGGGCGATAATGGCAAAGGGCTGCTGATAGCAGGAGCCTATAATATGCCCGGGGCCCCGGCCATCGCGTCGAACGCCTGCCTTCATGCCGGCATTGGTCTTCTGACTACGAGCGTTCCGGCGTCTGCATTGAGTGCCGTTGCTTCTCATGTGCTTGAAGCAACCTACTTCCCGCTGCCTGAAACAGAAGAGGGCCAGGTCGCCGATTTACAGAAAACGCCGTTTCCCTGGGACGGGATGGACGGTGTTGCAGCCGGCTCCGGTCTTGGTCGGACAGAAAGCACGAGAGTATTAACGAAGCGTCTGCTGACAGAGACACAAACGCCACTCGTGCTGGATGCCGACGGACTTTATTTTCTGCCGGAGCTGGAGACGGAAATGATCAACAGAGAACACCCGCTGATTCTGACTCCGCATCCTGGTGAAATGGGCCGTCTGACAGGCCTTTCTCCAAAGCAAATCAATGCAGAGCGGTTTACGGTCTCACGCGAATACGCTCGTAAATTCGGCTGCTACCTTGTGCTGAAGGGGCCAAATACGATTATTACTACCCCTGAAGGCAGACAGTATGTGAATACTAGTGGCAGCAGTGCCCTTGCTAAAGGAGGGTCAGGGGATGCGCTGACCGGCATTGTGCTTGCCATGATGCTTCAGGGCCCAACGGTGGAAGAGGGAGTTTGTAATGCTGTTTACACCCACGGTCTGGCTGCAGAAATTGCCATAAAAGAAGGAATATCGGATTATTCGTTTACTGCATCCAATTTAATCGATTATCTGCCAAAAGCACTGACTTTCATTCAGGCACAAAAGAAACGATAG
- the acpS gene encoding holo-ACP synthase, with the protein MIKGIGIDIIELERIERSLEQKKFLPRILNEDELQACEHFSGKRLVEFTAGRFAAKEAFVKAAGTGISSETGFHDITVSNGERGEPLLCCTGYEAYIIHVSISHSRDSAVAQVIIEERSE; encoded by the coding sequence ATGATTAAAGGAATTGGCATTGATATCATTGAATTAGAGCGGATTGAGCGCTCTTTAGAACAAAAGAAATTTTTGCCGCGAATTTTAAATGAAGACGAATTACAGGCCTGCGAGCATTTTTCCGGTAAACGACTGGTGGAATTCACAGCAGGAAGGTTTGCTGCCAAAGAAGCGTTTGTGAAGGCAGCAGGCACTGGCATTTCTTCGGAGACGGGTTTTCACGATATTACAGTGAGCAATGGAGAGCGGGGGGAACCGCTGCTTTGCTGCACTGGCTACGAGGCCTATATTATTCATGTTTCTATCAGTCATTCGCGGGACAGCGCTGTGGCCCAGGTTATTATTGAAGAAAGGAGCGAATAG
- a CDS encoding rhomboid family intramembrane serine protease, with the protein MFIRHETFSTFIRRYPVISVILAIHLLLFFWVNLSELTNGLIPFGEVVYYLMVGNNFAIQSGDYWRLLTPVFLHTSLGHVLFNSFALLLFGPPLEFMLGRLKFLAFYLTAGVIGNIATLFFGSLYLSHLGASGAIYGLFGAYVFIMMNRRHLIDPSSAQIVVVLLVIGMVFTLLNSGVNIWAHVFGFVAGFGLIPLFLKNVVPFYFSQGYGPSSGSRRPRRKVRAVTAQKAGRRIALIVAYVIVGAVLLRVLQLVIAALM; encoded by the coding sequence TTGTTTATCCGCCACGAGACTTTTTCTACATTTATAAGACGCTACCCTGTAATTTCAGTAATATTAGCGATCCACCTGCTTTTGTTTTTCTGGGTGAATCTTTCGGAATTAACGAACGGTCTGATTCCGTTCGGGGAAGTTGTCTATTATTTAATGGTCGGCAACAACTTCGCTATTCAGAGCGGAGACTACTGGCGCCTTCTTACCCCAGTGTTTTTACATACGTCTTTGGGGCACGTGCTTTTTAACTCCTTTGCTTTGCTGCTGTTCGGACCGCCGCTTGAATTCATGCTCGGCCGCCTCAAATTTCTGGCATTCTATTTAACAGCCGGAGTCATTGGAAATATTGCTACGCTGTTTTTTGGTTCGCTTTACCTGTCACACCTTGGGGCCTCCGGAGCTATTTACGGCCTGTTTGGCGCTTATGTATTTATTATGATGAACCGCCGGCACCTTATTGACCCTTCAAGCGCCCAGATAGTTGTGGTTCTTCTTGTGATAGGCATGGTATTCACTTTACTGAATTCCGGAGTCAATATATGGGCACACGTATTTGGATTCGTCGCTGGATTCGGGCTGATTCCTTTGTTCTTAAAAAATGTAGTCCCATTTTATTTCTCTCAAGGCTATGGACCTTCTTCCGGGAGCCGCAGACCGCGCCGGAAAGTACGCGCGGTGACTGCCCAGAAAGCAGGGAGACGAATCGCCCTAATTGTCGCCTACGTCATTGTTGGTGCCGTTCTTTTACGTGTGCTGCAGCTCGTCATCGCAGCGTTGATGTAA
- a CDS encoding HTH domain-containing protein: protein MKRRYSASEQKQLEAHPCIRKVSDRTISYHPDFKKKAVHAYHQGAGPAQIFVEHDLDLTVIGKEQPKRCLQRWRQTHERYGDLGLEQERRGKGAAGRPSSRSRSTDDKLQRAETRIQYLEAEIDFLKKLEELERQVSKKKHR from the coding sequence ATGAAAAGAAGGTATTCGGCGAGCGAACAAAAGCAGTTAGAAGCTCATCCGTGCATTCGAAAGGTATCCGACCGGACGATTTCGTATCATCCGGATTTTAAGAAGAAGGCCGTCCATGCTTATCATCAGGGAGCTGGACCAGCGCAGATTTTTGTCGAGCACGACCTTGACCTGACGGTCATTGGCAAGGAACAGCCGAAACGATGCCTGCAGCGATGGCGACAAACCCACGAGCGTTATGGGGACCTGGGCCTCGAACAGGAACGCCGGGGGAAAGGAGCTGCGGGCCGGCCCTCGTCCCGTTCGCGTTCCACGGACGACAAGCTTCAGCGAGCCGAAACACGCATACAGTATCTGGAGGCTGAAATCGACTTCTTAAAAAAGCTCGAAGAGCTCGAAAGGCAGGTGTCGAAGAAGAAACACCGTTAA
- a CDS encoding metal-sensitive transcriptional regulator yields MEYDANIKNRLRRVEGQVRGVLRMMEEGQDCRDTVGQMSAARSAMDRAIGVIVSENLEQCMREQMERGEDTNESVQEAINLLVKSR; encoded by the coding sequence ATGGAATATGATGCCAATATTAAAAACAGACTCCGCCGTGTCGAAGGGCAGGTGCGGGGTGTTCTTCGAATGATGGAAGAAGGGCAGGACTGCCGGGACACCGTAGGGCAGATGTCAGCTGCACGTTCTGCAATGGACCGTGCGATTGGCGTAATTGTCAGTGAAAATCTGGAGCAGTGCATGCGCGAACAAATGGAGCGCGGAGAAGACACCAATGAATCTGTCCAGGAAGCTATCAATCTGCTTGTGAAAAGCAGATAA
- a CDS encoding RNA polymerase sigma factor SigX translates to MHDEFERLYEQYHHSLFQYLFYMVRDRETAEELVQEVYIKVLHSFETFEGKSSEKTWLYSIARHVGIDWIRKQNRKKRKWLGVLGPLSKEEMRDPAPLPDEILTAKDDVREIYECMKACSADQRQVLILRYVESLSIKEAAEVLGWSESKVKTTQHRAVKKIQELMESRENLEERRAGD, encoded by the coding sequence ATGCATGATGAGTTTGAAAGGCTATATGAACAATATCATCACTCCCTTTTCCAATATTTATTTTATATGGTCCGAGATCGTGAAACAGCTGAGGAGCTTGTCCAGGAAGTTTACATTAAAGTGCTGCATTCCTTTGAAACATTTGAAGGCAAAAGCAGTGAAAAAACCTGGCTTTATTCCATTGCCAGACATGTTGGCATAGACTGGATCCGCAAGCAAAACAGAAAAAAGCGGAAATGGCTGGGAGTGCTTGGTCCTTTATCAAAAGAAGAAATGCGGGACCCAGCTCCTCTTCCTGATGAGATTCTTACTGCAAAAGACGATGTGCGTGAAATTTATGAATGCATGAAAGCATGCTCTGCGGATCAGAGGCAGGTGCTTATACTGCGTTACGTGGAATCGCTCTCGATCAAAGAAGCAGCTGAAGTGCTCGGGTGGTCGGAGAGTAAAGTGAAAACGACCCAGCACCGGGCCGTAAAAAAAATACAGGAGCTAATGGAAAGCAGGGAAAATTTAGAAGAAAGGAGGGCAGGAGATTGA
- a CDS encoding GerMN domain-containing protein, whose product MKRFSFLAVAATAIITLSACGTENSGNAENNEKATETASVEANEEEKAESDTTKNEEQTDKETASEAGDKEEAEDSATTEEAVAENEEENPDSADTASEDTSPENEAAEENASEDTAKSEEEAVEESASEDTTNSEEEAPAGSTEAAVATDTESNSTSASGEEEAVTEEVTVYYLDGDLMNTISENRSLEAASENDLPFEAVQAWLDGPETEDATSPLPVETEVQFVEFKDNTAYVSFEPSVLDATTVGSTLELAFVEQLAALMDQFGYGQTQILIDGEVVTDFYGHREIDQPIEATDPSELYGSN is encoded by the coding sequence ATGAAAAGATTCTCATTTTTAGCAGTTGCTGCCACAGCTATTATTACTCTCAGCGCCTGCGGTACCGAAAATAGCGGAAATGCGGAAAACAATGAAAAAGCAACGGAGACAGCATCTGTTGAAGCCAACGAAGAAGAGAAAGCAGAAAGTGACACCACAAAAAATGAAGAGCAGACAGATAAAGAGACAGCTTCCGAAGCTGGGGACAAGGAAGAAGCAGAAGACAGCGCAACTACAGAAGAAGCTGTCGCAGAAAATGAAGAGGAGAACCCGGACTCCGCAGACACTGCCAGCGAAGACACTTCACCTGAAAATGAAGCAGCAGAAGAAAACGCTTCTGAAGACACAGCCAAAAGCGAAGAAGAAGCGGTAGAAGAAAGTGCTTCTGAAGATACCACCAACAGCGAAGAAGAAGCCCCAGCAGGTTCCACAGAGGCTGCTGTAGCTACAGATACAGAATCAAACAGCACTTCAGCTTCCGGGGAGGAAGAGGCTGTCACAGAGGAAGTGACTGTTTACTACCTCGACGGTGATTTAATGAATACAATTTCTGAAAACCGAAGCCTGGAAGCAGCATCTGAAAACGATCTGCCGTTTGAAGCTGTGCAGGCATGGCTCGATGGCCCTGAAACAGAGGATGCCACAAGTCCGCTTCCAGTGGAGACCGAAGTACAGTTTGTCGAATTTAAAGACAATACTGCCTATGTTTCCTTCGAGCCCTCCGTCCTTGACGCTACTACAGTCGGCAGTACTCTCGAGCTCGCATTTGTAGAACAGCTGGCAGCGCTCATGGACCAGTTTGGATACGGTCAGACTCAGATTCTCATTGACGGCGAAGTCGTCACAGACTTTTACGGCCACCGTGAAATCGACCAGCCTATCGAAGCAACGGATCCTTCCGAGCTTTACGGCAGTAATTAA
- the wrbA gene encoding NAD(P)H:quinone oxidoreductase produces MSKVLVPFYSSYGHIHEMAKAVAKGAEETGAEVRIVRIPESQMAKEGMSTQDAYVEAQNKQADIPEATTDDLVWADGVVWGIPTRFGNMPAQVKQFMDAAGGLWANGSLEGKVAGIFTSTNTAHGGQETTIITSVVPLLHFGFIFVGLPYGENPEMAERDFVGGTPYGASTLAGPDGTRMPSEGELTMGGRLGARVARVSEKLSN; encoded by the coding sequence ATGAGTAAAGTATTGGTACCATTTTATAGTTCCTATGGACATATACACGAAATGGCAAAAGCAGTAGCAAAAGGCGCGGAAGAAACAGGCGCAGAAGTAAGGATTGTAAGAATTCCCGAATCCCAAATGGCTAAGGAAGGAATGTCCACGCAGGATGCCTACGTAGAGGCGCAAAATAAACAGGCGGATATTCCTGAAGCTACAACAGACGATCTCGTATGGGCTGACGGCGTTGTATGGGGTATTCCTACACGCTTTGGCAATATGCCGGCACAGGTGAAGCAATTTATGGATGCAGCTGGCGGCCTTTGGGCCAACGGTTCACTTGAAGGCAAGGTAGCAGGCATCTTTACGAGTACAAATACAGCTCACGGCGGTCAGGAAACAACAATTATCACGTCGGTCGTGCCGCTTCTTCATTTCGGGTTCATCTTTGTCGGTCTTCCTTATGGAGAGAATCCGGAAATGGCTGAACGTGACTTTGTCGGCGGAACGCCGTACGGTGCTTCTACGCTTGCTGGTCCGGACGGCACACGGATGCCAAGCGAAGGCGAGTTGACAATGGGCGGCCGTTTAGGTGCCCGCGTGGCCAGAGTCTCAGAGAAGCTTAGCAATTAA
- a CDS encoding helix-turn-helix domain-containing protein: MQKTSICPKYEFAAELLGKKWTGLLILVLLQGPLRFKDIKREIPDMSDRLITERLKELEEKGVVERSVFPEKPVRVQYQLTSKGEDLEPVINAIQDWAEAWIQ, translated from the coding sequence ATGCAGAAGACTTCCATCTGCCCAAAATATGAATTTGCAGCGGAGCTGCTCGGGAAAAAATGGACGGGCCTATTGATCCTAGTCCTTCTTCAGGGACCGCTCCGCTTCAAAGATATAAAAAGAGAAATCCCGGACATGAGCGACCGGCTGATTACAGAACGGCTGAAAGAGCTTGAAGAAAAAGGTGTGGTCGAACGCAGTGTTTTTCCGGAAAAGCCTGTGCGCGTTCAATACCAGCTGACGAGTAAGGGAGAGGATCTCGAGCCGGTTATTAATGCGATCCAGGACTGGGCTGAAGCATGGATTCAATAA
- a CDS encoding CAP domain-containing protein has translation MRFKRTAVVGALSATLIFPLTALGQDTYIVESGDTLNTIAEEHGVSVEALMEENSNIQNPNVINVGQSIAIPESESSSSESSSAETSEAVSSQSESEFEQEVVRLTNEVRAENGLEPVEADSSLQSVADAKSQDMIENDYFAHESPTYGSPFEMMQEFGISYDGAGENIAAGQDTPQDVVDAWMDSPGHRDNILNPDFTHIAIGYEEGGEYGQYWTQMFLEK, from the coding sequence ATGAGATTTAAAAGAACAGCCGTCGTCGGTGCTCTGTCAGCAACACTTATTTTCCCATTAACCGCTCTTGGACAGGATACATACATTGTAGAGTCCGGAGACACTTTAAATACGATTGCCGAGGAGCACGGAGTGAGTGTAGAAGCGCTCATGGAAGAAAACAGTAACATTCAGAACCCTAATGTGATTAATGTAGGCCAGAGCATTGCTATACCGGAAAGCGAAAGCAGCTCTTCAGAAAGCAGTTCAGCTGAAACCTCAGAGGCTGTCTCTTCTCAAAGTGAGTCAGAATTTGAACAGGAAGTGGTGCGGCTGACGAACGAAGTCCGGGCAGAGAACGGACTTGAGCCGGTGGAAGCAGACAGCTCCCTGCAAAGCGTAGCGGACGCAAAATCTCAGGACATGATTGAAAATGATTATTTTGCCCATGAGAGTCCGACATACGGCAGTCCTTTTGAAATGATGCAGGAATTCGGCATCAGCTATGACGGAGCCGGGGAAAACATTGCAGCTGGACAGGACACGCCGCAGGATGTCGTGGATGCATGGATGGACTCACCGGGACACCGTGATAACATTTTAAATCCGGACTTCACGCATATCGCAATTGGCTATGAAGAAGGCGGAGAATACGGGCAATACTGGACACAGATGTTTTTGGAAAAATAA
- a CDS encoding peptide chain release factor 3, with protein sequence MATWKNEIESRKTFAIISHPDAGKTTLTEKLLYFGGAIREAGSVKGKKNQRHATSDWMEIEKQRGISVTSSVMEFNYGGHRINILDTPGHEDFSEDTYRTLTAADSATMLIDAAKGVEAQTKKLFKVCSMRGIPIFTFINKLDRQGRDPFELMEEMEDILGIRSYPVNWPIGMGQDFHGIYDRHAKKVEWFNPDSPSQTEVVYVNGTDDPKLKERIDPQLLAAFQEEIELLDVAGDAYDEERIKSGELTPVFFGSAVSNFGVQNFLEYFMEWAPAPVGRESDQGFVSPLSDNFSGFIFKIQANMNPKHRDRIAFMRITSGKYSPGMQVNHVRIGKNMKLHQPTQFLAKDRSIVQEAYAGDIIGLYDPGTFRIGDTLAEAGTFSFEEMPHFSPEHFAAISVKDAMKHKSFEKGLQQLTEEGAIQLFKTYQRVPEQQIVGVVGVLQFEVLEHRLNNEYNAHIKMENLPLSVARWVDGPAEAMNTFARKQKNLALDRNDRLVALFENEFQLNMAKDKYPDISFHENSYFVSSQTT encoded by the coding sequence ATGGCTACATGGAAAAACGAAATCGAATCGCGAAAGACGTTTGCCATTATTTCGCACCCGGATGCCGGGAAAACGACCTTAACAGAAAAGCTTCTGTACTTTGGAGGCGCTATCCGCGAAGCCGGAAGCGTTAAAGGAAAGAAAAACCAGCGTCACGCCACAAGTGACTGGATGGAAATCGAAAAGCAGCGCGGCATCTCTGTCACAAGCTCCGTGATGGAGTTCAACTATGGAGGGCACCGCATCAATATTCTCGACACTCCCGGTCACGAAGACTTCAGCGAAGATACGTACCGTACGCTGACCGCAGCCGATTCGGCAACCATGCTTATCGACGCGGCCAAAGGGGTCGAGGCACAGACTAAAAAGCTGTTTAAGGTCTGCAGCATGAGAGGCATTCCCATCTTCACCTTTATTAACAAGCTCGACCGCCAGGGACGGGACCCGTTCGAGCTGATGGAAGAAATGGAAGACATTTTAGGTATCCGTTCGTACCCGGTTAACTGGCCGATCGGTATGGGCCAGGACTTTCACGGTATCTACGACCGCCATGCCAAAAAAGTAGAATGGTTCAATCCGGATTCCCCGTCCCAGACGGAAGTCGTTTATGTAAACGGCACCGACGATCCTAAGCTGAAGGAGCGAATTGATCCACAGCTCCTGGCTGCTTTCCAGGAGGAAATTGAGCTTCTTGATGTAGCGGGGGATGCGTACGATGAAGAGCGTATCAAAAGTGGTGAACTCACGCCTGTCTTTTTCGGCAGCGCTGTTTCAAACTTCGGAGTGCAGAATTTCCTGGAGTATTTCATGGAATGGGCACCCGCTCCCGTCGGGAGGGAAAGCGATCAGGGCTTCGTTTCCCCGCTCAGTGACAATTTTTCCGGATTTATTTTCAAGATCCAGGCGAACATGAATCCAAAACACCGCGACCGGATTGCCTTTATGAGAATTACATCGGGCAAATATTCTCCAGGTATGCAGGTCAACCACGTCCGCATCGGCAAGAACATGAAGCTGCACCAGCCAACGCAGTTTCTTGCCAAGGACCGGAGCATCGTTCAGGAAGCCTACGCCGGCGATATTATCGGTCTGTACGATCCGGGCACCTTCCGGATTGGCGACACACTTGCAGAAGCAGGCACCTTCTCTTTTGAAGAAATGCCTCACTTTTCTCCTGAACACTTCGCTGCGATTTCTGTTAAAGATGCGATGAAGCACAAATCATTTGAAAAAGGCCTTCAGCAATTAACCGAGGAGGGGGCCATCCAGCTGTTTAAAACGTATCAGCGGGTGCCGGAGCAGCAGATTGTCGGAGTAGTCGGTGTGCTTCAGTTCGAAGTACTCGAGCACCGGCTGAACAATGAATATAACGCTCATATTAAGATGGAAAATCTTCCATTATCAGTGGCCAGATGGGTCGACGGCCCAGCGGAGGCAATGAATACCTTCGCCAGAAAACAAAAGAATTTGGCTCTGGACCGAAACGACCGGCTGGTTGCCCTGTTTGAAAATGAGTTCCAGTTAAACATGGCAAAGGACAAATATCCTGATATTTCCTTCCACGAAAATTCCTATTTCGTTTCCAGCCAGACGACGTAG
- a CDS encoding NAD(P)/FAD-dependent oxidoreductase, which produces MTKRVIFVGAGHTHLSVIKEWKKKKKDVEWILISPGQYQYYSGMYSGYMEGRYAIEDIRVPLRSFCNENGGTFVSAKVTSIDPEQNIVLTNAGKVMHFDYLSVDIGAQPKGLEIPHVQKHAEVLKANENFSEAVESIRTSHHPVIVGGGYAGVEMAFTTQAWRSKNKFQAPVKIISGSKLLPEDTEETRQQVYDLLDKRGIEYFENEEVHQVTDRTVETDSLSFPYEDLLWMTGPKAPAWFEASRLPVDSEGYLLVNEHLQLVAYPQIFGVGDCVTIAGHEDIPKNGISAVKEAPVLLENIKRSLKGKKLTKYSPQKNYMAILNLGRKQGLMIYGDKARAGKAPFKIKHRIDKKFIKELQPSRKA; this is translated from the coding sequence GTGACTAAACGAGTGATATTCGTCGGAGCAGGCCACACCCATCTTTCCGTGATAAAAGAGTGGAAAAAAAAGAAAAAAGACGTAGAGTGGATTCTTATTTCCCCGGGACAGTACCAGTATTATTCAGGCATGTACTCAGGCTATATGGAAGGGCGCTACGCTATCGAAGACATCCGTGTTCCGCTTCGGTCATTCTGTAACGAAAACGGAGGCACATTTGTTTCGGCCAAGGTTACTTCCATTGATCCGGAGCAGAATATTGTGCTCACCAATGCAGGTAAAGTTATGCATTTTGACTATTTGTCCGTAGATATCGGCGCCCAGCCAAAAGGGCTTGAAATTCCACATGTGCAAAAGCATGCGGAGGTCCTAAAAGCTAACGAAAACTTCTCGGAAGCAGTGGAAAGCATACGGACAAGCCATCACCCGGTTATTGTCGGCGGCGGTTATGCTGGAGTCGAGATGGCATTCACCACGCAGGCATGGAGAAGTAAAAACAAGTTCCAGGCGCCGGTGAAAATTATTTCGGGAAGTAAACTCCTTCCGGAAGACACAGAGGAAACGCGGCAGCAGGTGTATGATCTTCTTGATAAGAGAGGGATTGAATACTTTGAAAACGAAGAAGTGCACCAGGTGACAGACCGGACGGTAGAAACAGATTCGCTGTCCTTTCCTTATGAAGACCTGCTGTGGATGACCGGACCAAAAGCACCGGCCTGGTTTGAAGCCTCCCGGCTGCCGGTCGACAGCGAAGGCTATCTGCTCGTAAACGAACACCTGCAGTTAGTAGCGTATCCGCAAATATTCGGAGTAGGCGACTGCGTTACCATTGCCGGACATGAAGACATTCCGAAAAATGGAATATCGGCTGTTAAAGAAGCACCTGTGCTTCTTGAGAACATTAAGCGTTCCCTGAAAGGCAAAAAGCTGACCAAGTATTCGCCGCAAAAAAATTATATGGCGATTCTAAATCTCGGACGCAAGCAGGGGCTGATGATTTACGGTGACAAAGCCCGTGCAGGTAAAGCGCCGTTTAAAATCAAGCACCGGATCGACAAAAAATTCATCAAAGAACTACAGCCCTCTAGAAAAGCGTAA